Proteins encoded by one window of Microplitis demolitor isolate Queensland-Clemson2020A chromosome 6, iyMicDemo2.1a, whole genome shotgun sequence:
- the LOC103568800 gene encoding ATP-binding cassette sub-family C member 4 translates to MEKITTKKLMKNPIAKANLISRLFFWWTITLFKKGARDGITADDLYTPLASDKSETLTDNLEREWNKELKKLENNDSNKKNNDTLNSKQSKPSLLRAVVRSFGLQLLIFGIFQMILNVILFNLQPIIQNWIIQYFDVDNNNSTTKNSALGYAGALTTVALLLTFTMHQLNYYSLIIGMRFRVACCSLIYRKSLKLSKPALDKTPAGQIINLLSNDVSRFDLLPLFINFLWITPFQIFVVGYIIWRNIGVYTLVGYGVLFIITIPMQSYVGIITGKLRNLTAKLTDRRVQLMSELIAGIQVVKMYAWEKPFNKIVTLTRLNEIKQIHRSNNIRGMYSILSGISQKIMVFATLVTFMYDGNLLDPRVTFQIAVYYNNLQIHMALCYPMAIIIFIQSVVAIKRIEEFLLLEEVTESTKVSLNSNEFKVSEVNVEKEKKSIPEAVVVELNKVSANWKFGQLPPTLCDVTLKINGGELCTLVGPVGSGKSSLLNLLLQELPVGAGTVGLFQFPREESADARSKSGFIQDNPEMKISYASQDPWLFTGTVRENILFGQDYDKARYEEVTKVCSLLRDFKQLPDGEKTIVGERGASLSGGQRARVNLARAIYRQADLYLLDDPLSAVDARVARRLFQDCILGYLKGKTRILVTHQLNYLKQADTIVELERGTIKHHGTFDVLAESDSEFVNMLNSLNTDKKNVTEDVEVIPSAQKKSHFVREARRVSQVSIRSQDSHRSTVIEEYEDPDSKNEIPGEVLGTGFISKEVYFRYFREGGGIIGVILLVVIFIVTQAASIGVDQWMTYWTTLETFRPCIHATGSGCHNFGDESKALVNNTVFIKLLDSDGLLPTASAIYIYVALLIVFIVLSILRCHYLILIGMRAARKLHNLMFTNILQATMYFFNTNPSGRLLNRFSKDVGAMDELLLPFMLQAFLILFDCVGTIINIIIVNPWMIILTAIAGFVFYVVTVYYLITAQDAKRLEGTTKSPVYTHVNTTLNGLTTIRSRGKDVEIMLRNKFDEYQDVNSGAWYLLIGAVSAYGFSIDLITSIFISILSFSLILIDPANTFGASVGLAISQSLSLTGMLQYGVKQATEVQSQMTAVERIIQYTDLPKEGPIESSKPLPKNWPSKGRMQWKNVYLSYKEGDPPVLKNIDLMIEPGWKVGVVGRTGAGKSSLISALFRLVDDGLKGQIIIDDIDTKTIGLQDLRSSISIIPQEPVLFSETLRYNLDPFDKYTDKDIWDALREVELSDLALDQWVTEGGTNFSVGQRQLICLARALLRNNRILVLDEATANIDSRTDALIQRAIRSKFADCTVITIAHRLNTIINSDRVLVMDNGCVAEFDTPHELLLKKPDSIFSKMVQQTGPTMAAKIIQEVVELH, encoded by the exons atggaaaaaattacaacaaaaaaGTTGATGAAAAATCCTATTGCGAAGGCTAATCTCATCAGCCGcttatttttttg GTGGACTATTACATTATTTAAGAAAGGAGCCCGAGATGGAATTACGGCAGATGATCTTTACACTCCGTTAGCTTCTGATAAATCGGAGACACTGACAGACAATTTGGAacg GGAATGGAATAAGGAATTGAAGAAACTGGAAAAcaatgatagtaataaaaaaaataatgatacacTTAATAGTAAACAATCTAAACCAAGTTTACTCCGAGCAGTCGTCAGGTCATTTGGGCTGcaacttttaatatttggtATATTTCAAATGATACTAAATGTTATTCTGTTTAACTTACAACCAATTATTCAAAACTGGATAATACAGTATTTTGATGTTGATAATAACAATTCAACAACTAAAAATTCAGCACTCGGTTATGCTGGTGCACTGACGACAGTTGCGCTGTTACTGACATTCACAATGCATCAACTGAATTACTACAGTCTAATAATAGGAATGAGATTCCGAGTTGCCTGCTGCTCGTTGATTTACCGAAAAAGCTTGAAATTAAGTAAGCCCGCATTGGATAAAACTCCAGCTGGCCAGATTATAAATCTTCTTAGTAATGATGTCAGCCGTTTTGATTTGCTTCCATTGTTTATCAATTTTCTTTGGATAACGCCTTTCCAA ATTTTTGTGGTCGGATATATAATTTGGCGTAATATTGGAGTTTATACACTGGTTGGGTATGGAGTGTTATTCATAATAACAATTCCAATGCAAAGCTATGTTGGAATAATCACTGGAAAGCTTAGAAATTTGACGGCCAAATTGACCGATAGACGTGTCCAACTAATGAGTGAATTGATTGCTGGTATTCAG GTAGTCAAAATGTATGCATGGGAAAAACCCTTTAACAAAATTGTCACACTAACTCGgctgaatgaaataaaacaaatacatCGTTCAAATAATATAAGGGGAAtgtattcaattttatcagGAATCAGTCAGAAGATAATGGTTTTTGCAACACTAGTGACATTTATGTATGATGGAAATTTGTTAGATCCGCGGGTCACGTTTCAAATTGctgtttattataataatcttCAAATACATATGGCGCTTTGTTATCCAATGGcgataattatattcattcaATCGGTTGTCGCTATTAAGAGGATTGAG GAATTTTTGCTGCTTGAAGAAGTTACTGAGAGTACGAAAGTTTCTTTGAATAGCAATGAGTTTAAGGTGTCGGAAGTAAATGttgagaaagagaaaaaatccATTCCTGAAGCTGTAGTTGTTGAACTGAATAAAGTTTCAGCCAATTGGAAATTTGGGCAGTTACCTCCGACACTTTGTGACGTAACTCTGAAGATCAACGGCGGAGAACTTTGTACTCTTGTAGGTCCAGTTGGTTCGGGCAAAAGTTCTTTGCTTAATTTGCTGCTGCAGGAGCTGCCAGTTGGCGCGGGAACAGTTGGGCTCTTTCAGTTCCCTCGTGAAGAGTCAGCTGATGCCAGATCTAAATCTGGATTTATACAGGACAATCCAGAGATGAAAATATCGTATGCAAGTCAAGATCCATGGCTTTTTACGGGAACTGTGAGAGAGAATATCCTCTTTGGGCAGGATTATGACAAAGCGCGTTATGAAGAA GTAACGAAAGTTTGTTCATTACTGCGAGATTTCAAACAACTGCCTGATGGTGAAAAGACAATCGTTGGCGAACGCGGAGCTTCACTGTCTGGTGGTCAACGAGCGAGAGTCAATCTGGCCAGGGCAATTTACAGACAAGCAGACTTATACCTACTAGATGATCCACTCAGTGCCGTAGATGCGCGTGTCGCTCGACGTCTCTTCCAGGATTGTATTCTCGGCTACCTGAAAGGCAAAACGCGGATTCTCGTCACCCATCAGCTAAATTATCTCAAGCAAGCTGACACTATTGTCGAGCTGGAACGC GGAACCATAAAGCATCATGGAACTTTTGATGTCTTGGCTGAGTCTGATTCGGAATTCGTAAATATGCTCAACAGTTTGAATACTGATAAGAAAAACGTAACTGAAGACGTGGAAGTTATTCCGAGTGCTCAAAAAAAGAGTCATTTCGTTCGAGAGGCCAGAAGAGTGTCTCAAGTTTCTATTCGATCTCAAGACAGTCACCGATCC ACAGTTATTGAAGAGTATGAAGACCCCGATTCGAAAAATGAAATCCCCGGTGAAGTTTTAGGCACAGGGTTCATTTCCAAAGAGGTTTACTTTCGTTACTTTCGAGAAGGTGGCGGAATCATTGGCGTTATTCTGCTTGTCGTGATATTTATTGTAACACAAGCTGCCTCTATTGGTGTCGACCAATGGATGACTTACTGGACTACATTGGAAACATTCAGGCCGTGCATTCATGCCACGGGCAGTGGATGCCACAACTTTGGGGACGAATCAAAGGCTCTCGTGAATAACACAGTATTTATAAAGTTGCTAGATAGTGACGGGCTGTTACCTACCGCATCCGCGATCTACATTTACGTGGCGTTGCTGATCGTTTTTATTGTGCTATCGATATTAAGGTGCCACTATCTCATATTGATTGGCATGAGAGCAGCACGAAAGCTCCACAATCTAATGTTTACTAATATTCTCCAAGCAACCATGTACTTCTTCAACACAAATCCTTCTG GCAGACTATTGAACAGATTCTCAAAAGATGTTGGCGCAATGGACGAGTTGCTTCTGCCGTTTATGCTTCAAGCCTTTCTAATACTTTTTGATTGTGTTGGCACTATCATCAATATCATTATTGTCAATCCCTGGATGATTATTCTTACTGCGATTGctggttttgttttttatgtaGTGACTGTTTACTACCTTATAACTGCTCAAGATGCCAAGCGATTGGAGGGAACAA CAAAAAGTCCTGTGTATACACATGTAAATACAACTTTGAATGGTCTAACGACAATCCGAAGTCGGGGTAAAGATGTCGAAATTATGTTACGCAATAAGTTCGATGAATACCAAGATGTTAATTCCGGAGCATGGTATTTATTGATAGGAGCTGTATCGGCGTATGGTTTTAGTATCGATTTGATTactagtatttttatttctatattaaGCTTTTCATTAATCCTGATCGACCCTG CAAACACTTTTGGAGCGTCAGTTGGCTTAGCGATATCTCAGTCATTATCATTGACGGGTATGCTGCAATATGGTGTAAAGCAAGCTACAGAAGTACAATCGCAAATGACGGCAGTTGAAAGAATCATTCAGTATACTGATTTACCAAAAGAAGGTCCAATAGAGTCATCGAAGCCGTTGCCAAAAAACTGGCCTTCAAAGGGACGGATGCAGTGGAAAAATGTCTACCTCTCTTACAAAGAAGGTGATCCTCCTGTTTTGAAG AATATTGACCTGATGATAGAGCCGGGCTGGAAAGTGGGAGTTGTCGGAAGAACTGGGGCTGGAAAGTCTTCTTTGATATCAGCGCTCTTCCGACTTGTAGATGATGGACTTAAGGggcaaataataattgatgacATTGACACGAAAACAATTGGTCTCCAGGACTTACGATCAAGTATATCGATAATTCCACAAGAGCCtgttttattttctgaaaCTTTGCGATATAATCTCGATCCCTTCGACAAGTACACCGATAAAGACATTTGGGATGCTTTGAGAGAAGTTGAATTGAGTGATTTGGCCCTCGATCAATGGGTCACCGAGGGTGGAACCAATTTCAGTGTCGGTCAACGTCAACTCATTTGTCTCGCCCGAGCTCTGTTAAGAAATAATCGTATTCTTGTTCTCGATGAAGCCACCGCCAATATCGATTCTCG AACTGATGCATTAATTCAGCGAGCGATTCGATCTAAATTCGCAGACTGCACCGTTATAACAATAGCTCACCGATTAAACACGATCATAAACAGCGACAGAGTTCTAGTTATGGACAATGGTTGTGTTGCG GAGTTCGACACCCCCCACGAACTACTGTTGAAGAAACCAGATAGTATATTCTCTAAAATGGTTCAACAAACCGGACCAACAATGGCAGCTAAAATAATACAGGAAGTGGTAGAATTACATTAA
- the LOC128667267 gene encoding ATP-binding cassette subfamily C member 4-like — protein MAEKITEEKLRRNPIEKANLLSRLFFWWTLGLFKKGAQNGITADDLYTPLASDKSETLTDDLERAWNDELKKLEVNENNQNNVDNRNAKSPKPSLLRAIIKTFWLKYAIIGVFQIIEQVILFNLQPVILSKLIDYFENDNSMTKKEVLSWAAALITVTLGSIFIMQHTHFFAQILGMRIRVACCSLIYRKSLKLSKPALDQTSVGQAVNLLSNDANRFDLQPLFFNYLWITPIQIVVIGYIVWRRIGIYTLVGYGVLFLITIPMQGYVGAVTGKLRNTTAKLTDRRVQLINEIIFGIQVIKMYVWEKPFEEMAMKARAKEMKQILHSNNIKGLYSNLWELTQKIMTFTTIAMFILNGNQLPIRIAFQIPIYYNTLQVLMTILFPMSILISIQTFIVVQRIEKFLLLEEVTESTKVSLNSNEFKVSEVNVEKEKKSIPGAVVVELNKVSANWKFGQLPPTLCDVTLKINGGELCTLVGPVGSGKSSLLNLLLQELPVGAGTVGLFQFPREESADARSKSGFIQDNPEMKISYASQDPWLFTGTVRENILFGQDYDKARYEEVTKVCSLLRDFKQLPDGDKTIVGERGASLSGGQRARVNLARAIYRPADLYLLDDPLSAVDARVARRLFQDCILGYLKGKTRILVTHQLDYLEQVDTIAVLECGSITHQDTMNTLTTVSPTFNNMVNALTENKNKVSNIVIEHDDDVSPPASAIECATEKNDFFRRLKARMSQVSIKSQDSYKLMTVGKFQDPNAKDDVPDEVIGSGFISKEIYFRYFREGGGTIGVTLLALMFIVTTAASIGVDQWMAYWTTLETFRSCIHSSGGFSQGAKHESNSLVNNTIFDPLLDADGLLPANMAVYIYLALLITFVTLSMSRCYFLILIGMRAARRLHNLMFANVLRATMYFFNTNPSGRLLNRFSKDVGTMDDSLLPDILQAAIILSAAMATLINIIIVNPWMMILALIVGILYYFSIKFYLKTAQDVKRLESAIKSRVLSHVSTSFDGLPTIRSRDNAEKIMLRNNFDRYQDDHTRAWYLMIATGSAFGLGIDLMACFFIAVLSFLLIIFNVDGPSAGLAISQSLSLTGMLQHGVKQATKVQSQMTAVERIIQYTDLPKEGPIESSKPLPENWPSKGRMQWKNVYLSYKEGDPPVLKNIDLMIEPGWKVGVVGRTGAGKSSLISALFRLVDDGLKGQIIIDDIDTKTIGLQDLRSSISIIPQEPVLFSETLRYNLDPFDKYTDKDIWDALREVELSDLALDQWVTEGGTNFSVGQRQLICLARALLRNNRILILDEATANIDSRTDALIQRAIRSKFADCTVITIAHRLNTIINSDRVLVMDNGCVAEFDTPHELLLKKPDSIFSKMVQQTGPTMAAKITQEVMKLHPQQTDILPSAETDDSNLPHKNSLSHVSSFYDTKL, from the exons ATGGCGGAGAAAATAACTGAGGAAAAGTTGAGAAGAAATCCCATTGAAAAGGCCAATCTTCTCagccgattatttttttg GTGGACACTGgggttatttaaaaaaggagCACAAAATGGAATTACGGCAGATGATCTTTATACTCCGTTAGCTTCTGATAAATCGGAGACACTGACAGACGATTTGGaacg GGCATGGAATGATGAGCTAAAGAAATTGGaggtcaatgaaaataatcagaataATGTCGATAATCGTAACGCGAAATCGCCGAAACCAAGTTTGCTTCGCGCAATAATTAAGACATTTTGGCTCAAGTATGCGATTATTGGAGTGTTCCAAATCATTGAACAagttattctatttaatttgcAACCAGTTATTCTAAGCaaattaatagattattttgaaaatgataattcaATGACTAAAAAAGAAGTATTGAGTTGGGCGGCAGCTCTTATTACTGTTACTCTTggtagtatatttattatgcaGCATACACATTTTTTCGCTCAGATATTGGGAATGAGAATAAGAGTTGCCTGTTGTTCgttaatttatcgaaaaagtCTGAAATTAAGTAAGCCAGCATTAGATCAAACTTCAGTTGGTCAGGCTGTAAATCTCCTTAGTAATGATGCCAATCGTTTTGATTTACAGcctcttttttttaactacctATGGATAACACCGATTCAG ATTGTTGTGATTGGTTACATTGTTTGGCGCAGAATTGGAATTTACACCCTAGTCGGGTACGgagtgttatttttaataactattcCAATGCAAGGCTATGTGGGAGCAGTGACGGGAAAACTAAGAAATACTACTGCAAAATTAACCGATCGACGTGTTCAacttataaatgaaataattttcggTATACAA GTCATAAAAATGTACGTATGGGAAAAACCATTTGAAGAAATGGCCATGAAAGCCAGGGCAAAGGAGATGAAACAAATCCTTCATTCTAATAACATTAAAGggttatattcaaatttatgggaattgactcaaaaaataatgacgTTTACGACCATTGCGATGTtcattttaaatggaaatcaATTACCGATAAGGATCGCTTTTCAGATTCCGATTTACTATAATACGTTGCAAGTTCTTATGACTATTCTTTTTCCTATGTCTATACTTATATcaatacaaacttttattgtgGTCCAGAGGATTGAG AAATTTTTGCTGCTTGAAGAAGTTACTGAAAGTACGAAAGTTTCTTTGAATAGCAATGAGTTTAAGGTGTCGGAAGTAAATGttgagaaagagaaaaaatccATTCCTGGAGCTGTAGTTGTTGAACTGAATAAAGTTTCAGCCAATTGGAAATTTGGGCAGTTACCTCCGACACTTTGTGACGTAACTCTGAAGATCAACGGCGGAGAACTTTGTACGCTTGTAGGTCCAGTTGGTTCGGGCAAAAGTTCTTTGCTTAATTTGTTGCTGCAGGAGCTGCCAGTTGGCGCGGGAACAGTTGGGCTCTTTCAGTTCCCTCGTGAAGAGTCAGCTGATGCCAGATCTAAATCTGGATTTATACAGGACAATCCAGAGATGAAAATATCGTATGCAAGTCAAGATCCATGGCTTTTTACGGGAACTGTGAGAGAGAATATCCTCTTTGGGCAGGATTATGACAAAGCGCGTTATGAAGAA GTAACGAAAGTTTGTTCATTACTGCGAGACTTTAAACAACTGCCTGATGGTGACAAGACAATCGTTGGAGAACGCGGAGCTTCACTGTCTGGTGGTCAACGAGCGAGAGTCAATTTGGCCAGAGCAATTTACAGACCAGCGGACTTATACCTACTAGATGATCCACTCAGTGCCGTGGATGCGCGTGTCGCTCGACGTCTCTTCCAGGATTGTATTCTCGGCTACCTGAAAGGCAAAACAAGGATTCTCGTTACACATCAACTGGATTATCTTGAGCAAGTTGACACGATTGCAGTTCTGGAATGC GGATCGATTACACATCAGGACACTATGAATACTTTAACAACTGTGAGTCCTACTTTTAACAACATGGTTAATGCGTTGACAgagaacaaaaataaagtatcAAACATAGTCATTGAACATGATGATGACGTAAGTCCTCCAGCTTCTGCAATAGAATGTgccacagaaaaaaatgatttcttccGACGACTCAAAGCAAGAATGTCCCAAGTTTCTATCAAATCGCAAGATAGCTACAAGTTG ATGACCGTTGGAAAGTTCCAGGACCCAAATGCAAAAGACGATGTCCCCGATGAAGTAATTGGCTCGGGATTCATTTCTAAAGAGATTTACTTTAGATATTTCCGGGAAGGTGGTGGAACCATTGGCGTCACTCTGCTTGCTTTAATGTTCATTGTTACAACAGCTGCTTCTATTGGCGTCGACCAGTGGATGGCTTATTGGACAACATTGGAAACATTCAGGTCGTGTATTCATTCCTCAGGCGGTTTTTCCCAGGGCGCTAAACATGAATCCAATTCTCTCGTCAATAACACAATATTCGATCCACTTCTTGATGCTGACGGTTTGTTACCCGCAAACATGGCAGTCTACATCTACTTAGCGCTTCTTATCACTTTTGTCACGCTCTCCATGTCAAGGTGCTATTTCCTTATCCTGATTGGGATGAGAGCTGCGCGCCGACTTCACAATCTCATGTTCGCCAACGTTCTTAGAGCGACAATGTACTTTTTCAATACGAATCCTTCAG GTCGATTATTAAACAGATTTTCAAAGGACGTTGGAACGATGGATGATAGTCTTCTGCCGGATATTTTACAAGCCGCGATTATTCTTTCAGCAGCTATGGCGACgcttataaatatcattatagtCAATCCATGGATGATGATACTAGCTTTGATTGTAggaattttatattacttttcaataaaattttacttgaaaaCGGCTCAAGATGTGAAACGACTAGAGAGTgcaa tAAAAAGCCGAGTGTTAAGTCATGTATCCACAAGTTTCGATGGTCTGCCGACAATAAGAAGCAGGGACAATGCCGAGAAAATAATGTTACGCAATAACTTTGACCGGTATCAAGATGATCATACGAGAGCATGGTATTTGATGATAGCAACTGGGTCAGCCTTTGGCCTGGGTATCGATTTGATGGCTTGTTTTTTCATCGCTGTCTTAAGTTTtctgttgattatttttaatgttgatGGACCATCTGCCGGGTTAGCAATATCACAATCTTTGTCACTAACGGGTATGCTTCAACATGGTGTGAAACAAGCTACCAAAGTACAGTCGCAAATGACAGCAGTTGAAAGAATTATTCAGTATACTGATCTACCAAAGGAAGGTCCAATAGAGTCATCGAAGCCGTTGCCAGAAAACTGGCCTTCAAAGGGACGGATGCAGTGGAAAAATGTCTACCTCTCTTACAAAGAAGGTGATCCTCCTGTTTTAAAG aatATTGACCTGATGATAGAGCCGGGCTGGAAAGTGGGAGTTGTCGGAAGAACTGGGGCTGGAAAGTCTTCTTTGATATCAGCGCTCTTCCGACTTGTAGATGATGGACTTAAGGggcaaataataattgatgacATTGACACGAAAACAATTGGTCTTCAGGACTTACGATCAAGTATATCAATAATTCCTCAAGAGCCtgttttattttctgaaaCTTTGCGATATAATCTCGATCCCTTCGACAAGTACACCGATAAAGACATTTGGGATGCTTTGAGAGAAGTTGAATTGAGTGATTTGGCCCTCGATCAATGGGTCACCGAGGGTGGAACCAATTTCAGTGTCGGTCAACGTCAACTCATTTGTCTCGCCCGAGCTCTGTTAAGAAATAATCGTATTCTTATTCTCGATGAAGCCACCGCCAATATCGATTCTCG AACTGATGCATTAATTCAGCGAGCGATTCGATCTAAATTCGCAGACTGCACCGTTATAACAATAGCTCACCGATTAAACACGATCATAAACAGCGACAGAGTTCTAGTTATGGACAATGGTTGTGTTGCG GAGTTTGACACCCCCCACGAACTACTGTTGAAGAAACCAGATAGTATATTCTCTAAAATGGTTCAACAAACCGGACCAACAATGGCAGCTAAAATAACGCAGGAAGTGATGAAATTGCATCCACAGCAAACCGATATACTTCCATCAGCAGAAACAGACGATTCCAATCTTCCACATAAAAATTCTCTCAGTCACGTGTCATCGTTCTATGAtacaaaactttaa
- the LOC103568802 gene encoding bifunctional 3'-phosphoadenosine 5'-phosphosulfate synthase 2, translated as MGIYLQDDDNQINRSNNVTVQSKHVSREMRGKIFGKFNGFRGCTLWLTGLSGAGKTSIAFNLENYLIKNGIPAYCLDGDNMRSGLNKNLNFSKEDRKENIRRSAEVAKLFADSGHITICSFVSPFSDDRFLARKLHQEVGLTFFEIFINASLDVCESRDVKGLYKKARDGIINSFTGIGQDYQVPINPDLVLDTEKQTLEQSTTTLIKFLEDKKILPTLRKQN; from the exons ATGGGAATTTACTTGCAAGACGATGATAATCAG atTAATCGATCAAATAACGTAACAGTACAAAGTAAGCATGTATCCCGAGAAATGCGTGGTAAAATATTTGGCAAATTCAATGGATTCCGCGGTTGCACGTTATGGCTAACAGGACTCTCTGGGGCTGGAAAAACATCCATTGCATTTAAcctagaaaattatttaataaaaaacggTATTCCTGCTTATTGTTTGGACGGTGATAATATGAGATCTGgattgaacaaaaatttaaactttagcaAAGAAGATCGTAAAGAAAATATACGAAGATCTGCTGAAGTCGCTAAATTATTCGCTGACAGTGGTCATATAACGATTTGTAGTTTTGTATCACCTTTTAGTGATGATCGTTTTCTGGCGCGTAAACTTCATCAGGAGGTTggattaacattttttgaaatatttattaatgcatCTTTGGATGTTTGCGAATCCCGTGACGTTAAAGGGCTTTATAAAAAAGCACGTGATGgtataattaatagttttacGGGCATTGGTCAAGATTATCAGGTACCAATTAATCCTGATTTAGTTTTAGATACCGAAAAACAAACACTAGAGCAATCAACaacaactttaattaaatttcttgaggacaaaaaaattttgccgaCATTacgaaaacaaaattaa